Genomic segment of Dactylococcopsis salina PCC 8305:
AGGCGATCGTTGATGCGAAACGAGAACTGTTTAACCTGCGATTTAAACAAGGAACTAGACAGGAAGAGCAAGCAAAACCCCATGAATTTAAGCATCTGCGCCGTCGCATCGCCCACTTATTAACCGTAGAACGGGAACGAGAACTGGCGAAAACAAAAACTACCTCATTAGAAACAGTGGAGGAATCGAGCAACAATGACAACTAAAGAACGCATGGGTGTTGTAGTCAGTAACAAAATGCAGAAAACCGTTGTGGTAGCAGTGGAAAACCGCTCTCCCAGTCGGAAATATGGCAAAACCGTTGTCACCACCAAACGCTACAAAGTCCACGACGAAAACAACGACTGTCAAGAGGGCGATCGCGTTCGCATCCGAGAAACCCGTCCCCTTTCCAAAACCAAACGCTGGACAATCGCAGCGATTATCGAATCCGCAAGCGGTCAAGCACCACCTCAACCTCTAACCTCAGAACCAGAAGAACAATGATCCAACAAGAGACGATTCTCAATGTCGCTGATA
This window contains:
- the rpmC gene encoding 50S ribosomal protein L29: MPLPKIDEARALNDEDLAQAIVDAKRELFNLRFKQGTRQEEQAKPHEFKHLRRRIAHLLTVERERELAKTKTTSLETVEESSNNDN
- the rpsQ gene encoding 30S ribosomal protein S17 → MTTKERMGVVVSNKMQKTVVVAVENRSPSRKYGKTVVTTKRYKVHDENNDCQEGDRVRIRETRPLSKTKRWTIAAIIESASGQAPPQPLTSEPEEQ